In Candidatus Niyogibacteria bacterium CG10_big_fil_rev_8_21_14_0_10_46_36, one DNA window encodes the following:
- a CDS encoding aldehyde dehydrogenase — protein MRYPDTIGHWHGGLWVGALNGCIEKFDPCSGKSIAKIHQGTEEDAATLVDSARNEFFSWRKTPILERASILLKATQIMERNKNNIARIVHIETGKSMKDALGEVSGAIRMGYFWASEGERFYGRTMTSGMKDRFAYTVREPVGVCALITSFNTPIANTAWKMFPALLCGNTAVIKPSEYTPYTTIMFAEMLAEAGLPPGVFSVLQGDGQAGRALIEQDIDLVSFTGSARTGFAVRRIVSERPVKVSLELGGKNPLVVCADADIDWAVECALLSAFSNAGQRCAAGSRILVDVSIANVFKEKLVARTNVLRLGNADEDDLGPVVSEKQLMAMLTQCEDAKKRGRIAFLAGGYRVGRPGYFMAPTIIDDEFHTSLLAQNELFGPIVSIHVFDTFREMIEMVNGTPYGLTAAIHTKHSDAIQCFIRDCRSGIVSVNGPTYGSEPNMPFGGVGVSGNGFREPGTEALDVYTETKGVYIKYFPDTV, from the coding sequence ATGAGATATCCCGATACGATTGGCCATTGGCACGGAGGGTTATGGGTGGGGGCCTTGAATGGATGTATAGAAAAATTTGATCCCTGTAGCGGGAAAAGTATAGCTAAGATACACCAGGGGACGGAGGAGGATGCCGCTACTCTTGTAGATTCTGCGAGGAATGAATTTTTTTCATGGCGCAAAACTCCCATTTTAGAACGGGCCTCTATACTTCTCAAAGCAACACAGATAATGGAACGCAATAAGAACAATATCGCGCGCATCGTCCACATAGAAACAGGAAAATCCATGAAAGACGCGCTTGGTGAAGTGAGCGGGGCTATCCGTATGGGGTATTTTTGGGCGAGCGAAGGCGAGCGTTTCTATGGGCGCACCATGACGAGCGGGATGAAAGACAGATTTGCATATACGGTTCGTGAACCGGTTGGCGTATGTGCTCTTATCACCTCATTTAATACGCCCATTGCGAACACAGCATGGAAGATGTTTCCTGCGCTTCTTTGTGGGAATACCGCTGTTATAAAACCGTCCGAATACACGCCGTATACGACGATAATGTTTGCGGAGATGCTCGCGGAAGCGGGTCTTCCTCCGGGCGTGTTTTCTGTATTGCAGGGGGATGGACAAGCTGGGCGTGCTCTTATCGAGCAGGATATTGATCTCGTTAGTTTTACCGGTTCCGCCCGCACTGGATTTGCAGTACGTAGAATAGTTTCGGAGCGTCCGGTGAAAGTGTCTTTGGAACTCGGTGGGAAAAACCCGCTTGTTGTATGCGCAGACGCAGACATAGATTGGGCGGTCGAGTGCGCTCTGCTTTCTGCATTTAGCAATGCGGGACAGCGCTGTGCTGCGGGTTCGCGTATTCTTGTTGATGTCAGTATAGCGAATGTATTCAAAGAAAAACTAGTTGCACGAACGAATGTGTTGCGGCTCGGTAATGCTGATGAAGACGATCTCGGTCCGGTTGTCAGCGAAAAACAACTTATGGCGATGCTGACGCAATGTGAAGATGCGAAGAAGAGGGGGCGTATCGCATTTTTAGCAGGTGGCTATAGAGTGGGGCGACCCGGATATTTTATGGCGCCAACTATTATAGATGATGAATTTCATACATCCCTGCTTGCGCAGAATGAATTATTCGGGCCTATTGTTTCTATCCATGTATTCGATACATTTAGAGAAATGATCGAAATGGTTAACGGAACCCCGTACGGACTCACTGCTGCTATCCATACCAAGCACTCGGATGCCATCCAGTGCTTTATCCGAGATTGCAGAAGCGGTATTGTGTCGGTAAATGGTCCTACATATGGCAGCGAGCCAAACATGCCATTCGGCGGAGTGGGTGTTTCGGGGAACGGTTTCCGCGAACCGGGCACCGAAGCGCTTGATGTGTACACAGAAACTAAGGGCGTGTACATAAAATACTTTCCAGATACAGTCTAA
- a CDS encoding transketolase: protein MRESIKDTFSLCPVLADIFRINALYMIQNAGSGHIGTSFSVIDMLTWIWVRRLHNPNNADYSSDIIFSSKGHDAPAFYALLIGMERLAFEKIHALRRIGGLPGHPDRMIPGMVTNTGSLGMGISKAKGMVSAKRLQGKLGNVYVICGDGELQEGQVWESLVSAKAEQMSELTVIIDHNKYQSDRLVSETSDLGNIKAKFEAFGWNAFEINGHDISALENVLWHAFYDQRKPGNPRVIIAHTVKGKGVSFMEDSSEDGWYQYHSGALTQERYEHAFAELFSALTQKTAALNMHPVAVRKRTAAVATSNSAKKQEKLVSAYGEELVSMARERGDIVALDADLVKDCGLVQFREEFPERYFQCGIAEQDMVSRAGGMALGGLLPVVHSFGCFLTLRPNEQIYNNATERTKIIYTGSLAGLIPAGPGHSHQSVRDIPLMTMPGMTIIQPANEQEARMAIRWAVEKNDESTYIRLVTVPCECPYELAPAYELEKGKGAMLKGGDDVAILAYGPVMLTEAWIAAEQAWREERISVAIFNMPWLNCIDGNWLRSVAFEDFSCVFVIDDHYCDTGLGERFMAEITRLYQKNIECPIVYTIGIEDIPACGTADEALRYHGLHADSIVQKIKKRYTER from the coding sequence ATGAGAGAGAGCATTAAGGATACATTTTCACTGTGTCCTGTTCTCGCCGATATCTTCCGGATAAACGCACTCTACATGATACAGAATGCGGGATCGGGGCACATCGGGACATCTTTCAGCGTTATAGATATGCTGACATGGATTTGGGTGCGTCGCTTACACAATCCAAACAACGCAGATTATAGTAGTGATATTATATTCAGCTCCAAGGGGCATGATGCGCCCGCATTCTACGCGTTGTTAATCGGTATGGAGCGTCTTGCGTTTGAAAAAATACATGCATTGCGAAGAATAGGCGGACTCCCAGGCCACCCCGACAGGATGATACCGGGTATGGTAACCAACACCGGCTCGCTTGGCATGGGAATATCAAAAGCAAAAGGCATGGTATCCGCAAAGCGTCTCCAGGGCAAACTGGGAAATGTGTATGTTATATGCGGAGATGGTGAATTGCAGGAAGGACAGGTCTGGGAATCGCTTGTTTCGGCAAAAGCAGAGCAGATGAGCGAACTGACCGTTATTATTGACCATAACAAGTATCAATCTGACAGACTGGTTTCCGAAACGAGCGACCTCGGGAACATAAAAGCGAAATTTGAAGCATTCGGATGGAATGCTTTTGAAATAAATGGTCATGATATTTCTGCGTTAGAAAATGTTCTATGGCATGCATTTTACGACCAGAGAAAACCCGGGAATCCACGCGTTATCATCGCACACACGGTTAAGGGCAAGGGTGTTTCTTTCATGGAAGATAGTTCTGAAGACGGCTGGTATCAATACCATAGTGGCGCTCTTACGCAGGAACGGTACGAGCATGCTTTTGCAGAATTGTTTTCTGCGCTCACCCAAAAAACCGCAGCGCTTAATATGCATCCGGTGGCTGTGCGTAAGCGCACGGCAGCTGTTGCCACTTCCAATTCAGCTAAGAAGCAAGAGAAACTTGTTTCTGCGTATGGCGAAGAACTTGTTTCTATGGCGCGTGAGCGGGGAGATATCGTTGCACTTGACGCAGACTTGGTAAAAGATTGCGGGCTCGTGCAGTTTCGTGAAGAGTTCCCAGAACGGTATTTCCAGTGCGGCATAGCAGAACAAGACATGGTATCGCGTGCGGGAGGTATGGCGTTGGGGGGGCTTTTGCCGGTTGTGCATTCGTTTGGATGTTTTTTAACACTCCGGCCGAATGAACAGATATACAACAATGCAACCGAACGGACAAAGATAATTTATACTGGTTCGCTCGCGGGGCTCATTCCTGCGGGTCCCGGCCATTCGCACCAATCAGTACGCGATATCCCGCTTATGACGATGCCGGGGATGACAATCATTCAGCCGGCGAATGAACAAGAAGCACGCATGGCAATCCGTTGGGCGGTAGAAAAGAATGATGAAAGTACATACATCAGGCTTGTTACTGTCCCGTGTGAATGTCCATACGAGCTTGCCCCTGCATATGAACTTGAAAAGGGGAAGGGAGCGATGCTCAAGGGCGGAGATGATGTTGCAATTCTTGCGTACGGACCCGTGATGCTCACCGAGGCATGGATAGCAGCAGAGCAGGCATGGCGGGAAGAACGCATTTCTGTTGCGATATTCAACATGCCGTGGCTGAATTGCATTGATGGCAACTGGCTCCGTAGTGTCGCATTTGAAGATTTCTCTTGCGTGTTTGTGATAGACGACCATTATTGTGATACCGGTCTTGGAGAACGGTTTATGGCAGAAATAACCCGTCTCTATCAAAAGAATATTGAGTGTCCGATAGTGTATACGATTGGCATTGAAGATATCCCGGCGTGCGGAACTGCTGATGAAGCATTACGTTACCATGGGCTTCATGCAGATTCTATCGTTCAAAAAATAAAAAAGCGTTATACGGAAAGGTAA
- a CDS encoding short-chain dehydrogenase, which yields MLHKECLYDMFNLQGRVAIVTGGNGRLGAQYVETLLRANAKVIVADIAKEPSEKISMLLDTYNGNIYFRTVDITNKEEVYSLMELLSLYDENVPSILVNNAGIDAPPNASEKDFGRFEHTDEEAWEKVLMSHLKSARVMSRSFIRALSRKIPAQKSSIINVSSLYGIVSPDQSLYDFRRNDGAEFFKPDSYTTAKAGMIGFTRWLAGYCAEQSLPIRVNCVVLGGVYAKQDDSFVRAYSKKTMLGRMANEDEYNGLMLFLASEKASSYITGAVFIADGGFSAY from the coding sequence ATGCTTCATAAAGAATGTCTTTACGATATGTTTAATCTCCAGGGCAGGGTTGCTATTGTAACCGGCGGTAATGGCAGGCTTGGTGCGCAGTATGTAGAAACATTATTGCGCGCGAACGCAAAGGTTATTGTTGCCGATATTGCAAAAGAACCAAGTGAAAAGATAAGCATGTTATTGGACACATACAACGGAAATATTTATTTTCGTACGGTTGATATAACGAACAAAGAAGAAGTCTATTCACTTATGGAGCTTCTCTCTCTATATGATGAGAATGTTCCAAGTATTCTTGTCAACAATGCCGGAATTGATGCGCCGCCAAATGCGTCTGAGAAAGATTTTGGGCGGTTTGAGCATACTGATGAAGAGGCGTGGGAAAAGGTTCTTATGTCTCATCTAAAGAGCGCCCGGGTTATGTCGCGCAGCTTTATACGCGCGCTGAGCCGAAAGATACCAGCACAGAAATCAAGCATCATCAATGTCTCGTCACTCTACGGGATAGTCTCTCCCGACCAGTCCCTCTATGATTTTCGCCGCAATGATGGAGCTGAGTTTTTTAAGCCGGATTCTTACACGACCGCAAAAGCGGGGATGATAGGGTTCACGCGATGGCTTGCGGGGTACTGCGCAGAACAGTCGTTACCCATTCGTGTCAATTGCGTTGTGCTGGGAGGTGTGTATGCGAAGCAAGATGATTCGTTCGTGCGCGCGTATTCGAAAAAAACAATGCTCGGGCGTATGGCAAACGAAGATGAGTATAACGGACTTATGCTTTTCCTTGCATCCGAGAAAGCATCCTCATATATTACCGGCGCGGTGTTTATTGCCGATGGCGGCTTCAGTGCTTACTAA